The Corallococcus caeni genome includes a region encoding these proteins:
- a CDS encoding putative zinc-binding metallopeptidase codes for MPSPQAESRVLREKHPTEGAERGRLSPRREALLQARIKDLSLRLGGTPLERYIAQLHAELEAKGLSFKPQCYLSDEWGCPSGVPVIGLPFYLADPDLLSIEAELGGSAETEAEILMYLRHEAGHAFNYAYRLYDTDEWRRVFGDYGRPYQDDYKPRPFSRRYVFHISGWYAQKHPDEDFAETFAVWLTPGSDWAKRYQGWGALKKLHYVEDIAKRLGRTTPPVQLAQPDFTTEEMEGTVQDHYRQRELDEKVDVELRNAFDHALEDIFWGPGEAPVSAATLVQAERQRLLSTVGHYAGVSRGVVRALVDHLAERTAAMNLTLHPDDSREAAMQLASLVTVLAMNYLHTDRFFED; via the coding sequence ATGCCCTCTCCCCAGGCCGAATCCCGGGTGCTGCGCGAGAAACATCCCACCGAAGGCGCCGAGCGAGGCCGCCTCTCACCGCGGCGTGAAGCCCTGCTCCAGGCGCGCATCAAGGACCTGTCGCTGCGGCTGGGCGGCACACCCCTGGAGCGCTACATCGCGCAACTCCACGCCGAGCTGGAGGCGAAGGGGCTGTCCTTCAAGCCCCAGTGCTACCTGTCCGATGAATGGGGCTGTCCCTCCGGCGTGCCCGTCATCGGGCTGCCCTTCTACCTGGCGGATCCAGACCTCCTGTCCATCGAGGCGGAGCTGGGGGGCAGCGCGGAGACGGAGGCCGAAATCCTCATGTACCTGCGCCACGAGGCGGGCCACGCGTTCAACTACGCGTACCGCCTCTATGACACGGACGAGTGGCGCCGCGTCTTCGGCGACTACGGCCGGCCGTACCAGGACGACTACAAGCCGCGGCCCTTCTCGCGCCGGTACGTCTTCCACATCTCCGGCTGGTACGCGCAGAAGCACCCGGACGAGGACTTCGCGGAGACCTTCGCCGTGTGGCTCACGCCGGGCAGCGACTGGGCGAAGCGCTACCAGGGCTGGGGCGCGCTCAAGAAGCTCCACTACGTGGAGGACATCGCGAAGCGCCTGGGCCGCACGACGCCGCCCGTGCAGCTGGCCCAGCCGGACTTCACCACCGAGGAGATGGAGGGCACCGTCCAGGACCACTACCGCCAGCGCGAGCTGGACGAGAAGGTGGACGTGGAGCTGAGGAACGCCTTCGACCACGCGCTGGAGGACATCTTCTGGGGCCCGGGCGAGGCGCCCGTGAGCGCGGCGACGCTGGTGCAGGCCGAGCGCCAGCGCCTGCTGTCCACCGTGGGCCACTACGCGGGGGTGAGCCGGGGCGTGGTGCGCGCGCTCGTGGACCACCTGGCGGAGCGCACCGCCGCGATGAACCTCACCCTGCACCCGGACGACAGCCGCGAGGCGGCGATGCAGTTGGCGTCGCTCGTCACCGTCCTGGCGATGAACTACCTGCACACCGACCGCTTCTTCGAGGACTGA
- a CDS encoding D-alanine--D-alanine ligase family protein encodes MPLKSLRIAVLHYQAKDDPPDPVVAQVSAALRAAGHEPVDLRVDESVSDLVRQLTRARADLVFNLCETFAEDYRLEVNVAAVLELARVPFTGSGTAGLLLAQDKVLTKQLLQFHGVLTPRFATFDGISFQANGDLSFPLVVKPARSDASMGLGVEKDMEGLARRVKKIREEYDDEALAEEFIEGRELYVGLVGDAAKPEVLPVVELDFGSRWNRKRMKIANREVKFGPETPGSPHLVLPTDLSDELQGRIGRAAVTAFRALKLRDYARIDFRVSSRTNEPYLLEVNPNPYLETQCEVAMGAKERGLSYEALVQRIVETAARRHGLGVASRATPGAPARDAAPAPH; translated from the coding sequence ATGCCCCTGAAGTCCCTCCGCATCGCCGTCCTCCACTACCAGGCGAAGGACGACCCGCCCGACCCCGTGGTGGCGCAGGTGAGCGCGGCCCTGCGCGCGGCCGGCCATGAGCCCGTGGACCTGCGCGTGGACGAGAGCGTCTCCGACCTGGTGCGCCAGCTCACCCGCGCCCGCGCGGACCTGGTGTTCAACCTCTGCGAGACGTTCGCGGAGGATTACCGGCTGGAGGTCAACGTCGCGGCGGTGCTGGAGCTGGCGCGCGTGCCCTTCACGGGCTCCGGCACCGCGGGCCTGCTGCTCGCGCAGGACAAGGTGCTCACCAAGCAGCTGCTCCAGTTCCACGGCGTGCTCACGCCCCGCTTCGCCACCTTCGACGGCATCTCCTTCCAGGCCAACGGCGACCTGTCCTTCCCGCTGGTGGTGAAGCCCGCGCGCTCGGACGCGTCCATGGGCCTGGGGGTGGAGAAGGACATGGAGGGGCTGGCCCGGCGGGTGAAGAAGATCCGCGAGGAGTACGACGACGAGGCGCTGGCGGAGGAGTTCATCGAGGGGCGCGAGCTGTACGTCGGCCTGGTGGGCGACGCGGCGAAGCCGGAGGTGCTGCCGGTGGTGGAGCTGGACTTCGGCTCCAGGTGGAACCGCAAGCGGATGAAGATCGCCAACCGCGAGGTGAAGTTCGGCCCGGAGACGCCGGGCAGTCCGCACCTGGTGCTGCCCACGGACCTGTCGGACGAGCTGCAGGGCCGCATCGGCCGCGCGGCCGTCACGGCGTTCCGCGCGCTCAAGCTGCGCGACTACGCGCGCATCGACTTCCGCGTGTCCAGCCGCACCAACGAGCCCTACCTCCTGGAGGTGAACCCCAACCCCTACCTGGAGACGCAGTGCGAGGTGGCCATGGGGGCGAAGGAGCGCGGCCTGAGCTACGAGGCGCTCGTGCAGCGCATCGTGGAGACCGCGGCCCGGCGTCACGGCCTGGGGGTGGCGTCCAGGGCCACGCCCGGTGCGCCCGCCCGGGACGCGGCGCCCGCCCCGCACTGA